CAACAGCATTTTGGGCAACTTCTATGGGAATAGGCATTTTTGTTCCTAATTTTTTAACAATTTTGGTTTCATCTGCTATTATTAGCAATGTTTCTGAATTGTAGGCTATTACTTTCTCCATTAGATGAGCACCCCCCATTCCCTTTATTAAGCTTTTTTTTTCTAATAAAATTTCATCAGCTCCATCAATTGCAATGTCTAGATTTTTATTAAGTTTTGAAAAATTTGATTCATAAGGAATTTGTTCTTTTGAGAGTAAATATTTTGTATCACTACTTGTTGTGTAGAATTTTAAATTTTTTAAGCTACCCGATTTTATCTTTTCGCTTAGATATTTTATTGCATAATAAATAGTTGTACCTGTTCCGATTCCAAGGTTCATATTGCTTTTGATATAGTG
The window above is part of the Borreliella burgdorferi B31 genome. Proteins encoded here:
- the rpiA gene encoding ribose 5-phosphate isomerase A; amino-acid sequence: MENQKILVAKHAIDHYIKSNMNLGIGTGTTIYYAIKYLSEKIKSGSLKNLKFYTTSSDTKYLLSKEQIPYESNFSKLNKNLDIAIDGADEILLEKKSLIKGMGGAHLMEKVIAYNSETLLIIADETKIVKKLGTKMPIPIEVAQNAVGFIMTRLEEMNLEATLRICKEKKGPTITDNNNYILDVKMHVENPEGTEKYFKLFPGILEIGIFNHKNTRIVYYQDKQIKEA